One Salvia miltiorrhiza cultivar Shanhuang (shh) chromosome 6, IMPLAD_Smil_shh, whole genome shotgun sequence genomic window, CTCTCGGATTCAAGTGCGTTGTACCACACACCAGAAATGCCGGGGGCCCTAACCCTAGACGAAGAGCGTGATCTGGAGCTAGGGTTTGGGAGGCTGATGAAGATCTGCGAGAGTAGCTTAGAGGCCAATGTGCCTCTACTGATCGATGCAGAAGATACAACCATCCAACCTGCAATCGACTATTTCACATACCACGCCGCCATAAACTACCACAAAGGCGACTCACCGTTGATCTTCAACACGATGCAAGCCTACCTCAAGGATGCCAAAGAGAGGCTCGTGATGGCCAAGAAAGCTGCAGACGAAGTGGGAGTTCCGGTAGGGTTTAAACTGGTGAGAGGCGCCTACATGTCGACTGAGAGGCAGGTAGCTTCTTCTGTGGGGGCGAACTCGCCAATTCATGACTGCATTCAAGATACTCACGCGTGCTACGACACGTGTGCTTCTTTCATGCTCCAAGAGATCGCCAATGGATCCGGCTCTCTCATCCTTGCCACCCATAATATCCATTCAGGTATATATTCAAAGTTTGTGAAGCAATTAGTATGTTATAACTTATAATTGTGGGGTTTTTGTGACGCAGGGAAACTGGCAGCTGCTAAAGTTGCTAGTTTGGGAATGAAGAAGGACAATGAGAAGCTGCATTTTGCTCAGCTCTACGGAATGGCGGATGTGCTTTCTTTTGGGCTGAGGAATGCGGGTTTCAATGTGAGCAAGTATTTGCCGTATGGGGCGGTGGAGCACATCGTGCCGTATCTCCTCCGACGGGCGGAGGAGAATCGGGGCTTCGTTTCCACCGCAGCACTTGACAGACAACTCATGAGGTCAACAAAGATATATACATATAAGATTTGTTCATTGAGATATTGATAAATGTAAGttggatttttaaaaaaattgctctTGTGCAGGAGGGAGTTGCTGAGGAGATTAACCTCTTTAGAGAAATAGAGGATACATATAGTTAGGATCCAACTTCATAGAGTGTACAAGTTGGTGTTGACAAGCAGCTTAATTAAAGGTTAAATAGTGGAATATTGTACATTCGCCCAAACCAGGACAACCAGCTAGGATTTTTATGGATTCCAATAAATATGTACAAAAGTTTCTTGTAAATCATTGGATTACGATGAGTGACCTAGTTTTCAAGActttttttgtattatttttgttgCTCGTACCGAGATTTTTCAACGAccctttttcattttattttatggaaTGATATGTCATACGTTTCATTCTTATATTTTCAACATGAGTTTTTTAGCTACATATATACATGCATGGGATGGAAAAAGTGttctatatatagtatataataagTGTTAATAGTTATAAATAATCATTTTGTTTATGAAAAGATTAATCATATATagccataaaaaaaatatatcactaCAACAAAAGTGATAATAGATAATGGTTTAAAATTGTAGTAGAGAGAATGCCTAAAAAAGGTGTTAATTGACCATGATTTTTAACCATTGTCACTGGTATACACTACAAAAGAACATGCAATTAGCTATTAAATTTAAGCCGAAAAAAAATATGTCTTTAGTTTCTCGACCTTATCGACGGCTTATCGAcgatttatatattaattttgattttttcatttaattttaaatattctgTCGTTAAACCGTCGTTACTACTCCCTCCTTCCCATTAAAATTTGTCACCTTTTTATTCTAGTTTGTTTCACTAAAAGTTGTCACTTTCCAAACTAAGACATTATTTGAGCTTAATTAAGCCCAATAAATCAACACTTAATTATTGCATTAAATTAAAACTAACTCCCTTCTTTCTCATCtcactttttctctctctcattcccCTTAAACTTACGGCAACCTTCTCACCTCTCACGGTTGTACTCTCTTCCCTTCCGCCGCCATGGTTGTCCCTGAAATTTCGGCGAGGCCGGTGCCCATTAGTTGACGTCGTTGCACCCGCTCCGCCTCTCTCTTCACCTCTTCGCTTCATAGGAGAAATTCTCTTAAAACTTGAGCTCTAAATCCGACGTCCTAACTCTCCTTCGTCAcagaccaccaccgccgccacctTGCTCGTCTGCCACGTCGTCGATTTTTGGATCTGTAGCCTCCGATTTCTCTGGCCTCACTGCCTTGGTTGACCTTTGTCCGGGACCTTAGTTGCACTGCTGATACGATCCGTATCAATGGTGGAGCATTTCGAGTAGCTCAATCTCCAGAAATCAAGAGAGAATGGAGAGATTTGATAAATATCaaccaaaatattcatttcaTACCCAATAAGCTTAGAGATTACATTATTTATATCTAATAATAAAAACCTAATGGGCTAATGGGCTAGAGCATAATAGGGCCAAGCTAGTGATGGGCTGGGCGTATTATTCCCCACTCCTGTACAAtcaccttgtcctcaaggtgaAGCTTATGACGACGACGACGCTGCTGGAGATTGTTCTTGGATTGAAATTTCCTTAGGCACCTTGAGATATATCTGATTAGTCTCCCATCCGGTCCTTTCCAGTTGTAGCACAAAATCATCAAACCTATCGTTTAGTGCAATCAAGCTTTGCTCAAGTTGGCTCAAGACATCATCTGATTCGTGCCGATTTTGATGGAGCCAATAGGATTGCCACACACTTCGTAGGACTGATAGACTTGTAGCTTCCTCCTTGAACGAGACGAAGATCTCAAATTCTGTTCCGAGTTAGTTCACCACAAGAAAATATTTCTCCTCTGCGTAGAGTTTGAGAAGTGTTTTCACCAGAGAGCCAGGTTTCTTGCCATAAGTCATCTCTTCCAAGGGCACACCAAAAGTGATACCAGGTGTATCCAGAGCAAGTATGCTTAAAGCGAGGCCAACCAGCTCAGCAGCCACTTCCCACACTTCCTCCTTGGTTGATACTTCTCCCAGATTCCCATAGATTGCAAAATGATTTTGGATCACGCGGAATGAAGGATCTCTTAAACCTCTCCCTACCGCCTTGGCAAGATTTCCTAGTGATGCCAAAGGTAAAAAGTATGCAGGATAGAGCTGGGTGCTGAGGTCAAAGATGCTCTCAGCACTACCAACGAAATCTGCATATATATAAGCGCCATTGTTTTGGATCATCATCAAAAAGGTTACCAAATCTTCCACCAATGAATAAACGGACAAGAGCACCAATGCCATCCTTTGACACCCATCTAATAGCAGCAGCAGAAGCTGCAGCTGTAGTTCCTGAAAATGAGCCTACTCCAACAGCCTTTAGAAGAGTAGAAGTGACCAGCGTATGACGTATCCACCCTGTAACATTGGTTGGGAACTGGAGCAATATGTATTCCAAGTAACCATTTACACTGAATCTGGGAAACCTGCTGGAAGGACAAGATCTTTGATTGTTTTCGGAAGCCAAGACAAGTAAATGTCAGTTCCCACAACATCCGAGTTTTGCACCACATTAGTTTGGGTCGAACCATCCTCGAGAATGGTTCTAATTTGCAGATCAGATTCTAAAATAAATCGCTTGGATGTGCCATTGCCGTATTTCTCCAGCAAAATGAATCGCGCTTTATTTTCATCCTTGCTTGATAAAAGTGCAGGCTGAAAATCAACTAATAGCTTGATAAAGTTATGCCCACCATATGCTCGACAAAAGTCACAGCTGAAAACCTGCACAAAATTAATCCAACCAAACTCAAGAACTAATACAGATGGGCTAGGCATGCCTAAGAGATTCGGTGGCGGTTCGCCACATAGCTGGACTTCTTGACCGGCGAAAACAACCATGGACGAGTAAAAGCTAGAGACGACGCCAACGGTTAAAACATTCGCAATAGTAGCAGATATGGATTCAAAAGCAACGACCATAATCTCGTCCTTAGAGCCGACGAATAACCAAAATCGACTGCCAAGAATTGGCGGAGGACTCGCCGAATGAGTTATCGGTGGTGGTGGTATTGCGGGTGAAGGCAGTGGCGGCGACGGAGGTTGGATAGCTATCGGCGGTAGCGGAGACAGTGGATCGAGTCCTGTAAAAGGATGAGGCGAAGGGGGTGGCTGTTCAGAGGCGCAATGACTTGAGACATCCTTCACTGACACTTCAACTCCAGCCATGGAATCAAGAGATTTAGGATCGCCAAAGTCATCCTCATCATCGGTGCCGAACATAATCAAGTATTTGCTACGGCATCGATGGGTATCGGACCAGGTTTGGTCACAATTATAACACAACGAGGTCGTTTTTAGCTTCGATTTCAGATCGGCTTAGACAGCGAATGGGAAGAAGTGAAATAGAGTGAGTTGTATGTAGAATTGGGGGAAACAATCGTGGTAGATATGTAGACGGAGTAATGGGTGGTGGGGAAAGGAATGGTAACAAGCAGAAATCTGGAGCAGTAGTTGGTGACAAATATAATAGGTTTGTGGCCGGAAAATTGGCATCGAAGGAGGTTGGCAAGCTGTGGATGGAGCTCTGAAGTTCTTCAATGGCGGAGAGTGTAATagatttagacatttttttttggataaaaaaaTGGATATTCAAAGAGAGATGCTCTCAATGAAAGCACCAATTGATACGATCCGTATCAATGGTGGAGCATTTCGAGTAGCTCAAACTCCAGAAatcaagagagaagagagagatttgataaacatcaaccaaaatattcatttcaTACCCAATACGCTTAGAGATTACATTATTTATATCTAATAATAAAAACCTAATGGGCTGGAGCATAATAGGGTCAAGCTAGAGATGGGCTGGGCGTATCAACTGCATTCATCCGTCGTTGTTTCCAGATTTAGGGGAAAGCTTGAAGGGGCGCTTGTCGCCGGTAAACCAGATAGGTGGCGCGATTTGGGGTCTAGGGCTTTCTGTGAATTGTTTGATTTGAGGTCTAAAACCGTCAGCCTGGAACTCTTAGATTTAATTGAAGCATTTTTTGAAGATCTGGAACTTGGCTGTTACATCCTAAGGTAGGgagcttttttttttgtattcaaACGAGAGTCTGCATGGAAAATGTTTCGTATTCTTACCCAAGATTTGTTTCTATATTGCCTCTTCATCTATGTGAAACGGTAGATAAGATGTGGAGGTCCCTATGCagtgagaagaagaagaattaggTTGAAGGAAGTCTTAATAAACTCTTTAATTTTGGTGAACCacacttaattaaaacataacaatccccttcttcttgatcttcgtgcccaaaagaaaataGCCGCTtttaatgggacgaagggagtaatatatttttttattatttaataattccGTCATTAAAGTGTCGTGAAAtataacatatatttatattttattttattacattaaTATTTCGTCATTGAACcatcattaataataatttagtttcttttattttatttattaaaataactaTGCATCGTTGAgtatgatgaggagtaaaatatgcaccagcgcgtTGTGCATTGTTAGGGCTGAAATATTTAtccctattattattattattattattattattattattattattattattattattattattattattattattatttggtgCA contains:
- the LOC130988651 gene encoding proline dehydrogenase 2, mitochondrial-like is translated as MATRSSTNIPKLIAKLPHYCRRLKSSAAASLASSGQPVNVPKPEESPYINLDDSKKLFSSVPTAKLMVSTFTLHVVMNELMIDIGSKVMNSRLMKSPVLRELLLRSIEHTLYHHFCGGKTLREADQAARKLWESGLQAMLDYGMEHAHDNASCNQNVQEIIETIASTISLPSSPVSSVVVKITAIFPPRLLKRVSDLLRWEYKDKSLHLPWKLQSFPLLSDSSALYHTPEMPGALTLDEERDLELGFGRLMKICESSLEANVPLLIDAEDTTIQPAIDYFTYHAAINYHKGDSPLIFNTMQAYLKDAKERLVMAKKAADEVGVPVGFKLVRGAYMSTERQVASSVGANSPIHDCIQDTHACYDTCASFMLQEIANGSGSLILATHNIHSGKLAAAKVASLGMKKDNEKLHFAQLYGMADVLSFGLRNAGFNVSKYLPYGAVEHIVPYLLRRAEENRGFVSTAALDRQLMRRELLRRLTSLEK